In Eucalyptus grandis isolate ANBG69807.140 chromosome 4, ASM1654582v1, whole genome shotgun sequence, the following proteins share a genomic window:
- the LOC104441380 gene encoding MYB-like transcription factor ETC1 gives MADSEHSSSDDTYVDSREETSEESKLDFSEDEETLVIRMYNLVGERWSLIAGRIPGRTAEEIEKYWNSRYSTSQ, from the exons ATGGCTGATTCTGAACATTCTTCTTCTGATGACACTTACGTGGACTCTAGAG AAGAGACAAGTGAAGAATCAAAGCTAGATTTCTCTGAAGATGAGGAGACGCTTGTAATTAGAATGTACAACCTGGTTGGAGAAAG GTGGTCTCTAATTGCTGGTAGAATCCCAGGGAGGACAGCTGAAGAAATCGAGAAGTACTGGAATTCCAGATATTCAACAAGCCAATGA
- the LOC104441381 gene encoding cysteine-rich PDZ-binding protein — protein sequence MVCEKCEKKLAKVIVPDKWKEGASNTTEGGGRKINENKLLSKKARWTPYGNTKCIICKQQVHQDAKYCHTCAYTKGVCAMCGKQVLDTKIYKQSNV from the exons ATGGTGTGCGAGAAGT GTGAGAAGAAGCTGGCGAAGGTGATAGTGCCGGACAAGTGGAAGGAAGGGGCCAGCAACACCACCGAGGGCGGCGGCCGCAAGATCAACGAGAACAAGCTCCTCTCCAAGAAGGCCAG GTGGACTCCTTATGGAAATACAAAGTGCATTATTTGCAAGCAGCAGGTGCATCAAGATGCCAAGTACTGTCACACCTGTGCATACACAAAAG GGGTTTGTGCAATGTGCGGCAAGCAAGTACTGGACACCAAGATTTATAAACAAAGCAATGTGTAA